The genomic interval TACATTCAAACCCCACAACAATCCAACAGAGCAAATGTAAATAGAGatgcatttaaagagaaacaatAATTTACAAGTGGTACACTTGATTTGTTTTACTTGCCAACCTTTTATCCAGTTTCTCAAAGAAGTGCACCCAGGAGTGATTTCTCTGAGAATTTCAAAGCTGCTGCTTAAAAGTGGATGCAGAAGAACCAATCATACTAAATGGATCAAGCCCAAGTAGACACACATCCTGTAAATGAAATACCTTCTTGATGAAGAAGCCGTGGAAGGTGACATCCTCAGAGGTGCGATGTAGAGTCATCGGGACAGCGTTGGCTGTTCTCTGTATTTCATGGAGGACAGCATCAGTGTATGGAAGCTTCTTCCTGTCCTGTGTCTGCACCACACAGCTTCCTACTACCCTGCCGATCTCCTCCTGGACCTGGTCTAGTAGTAAAAGGATGAGAGCTAAGTTGATAAGCCGTATGACTAGGCGACAGAAGTTGCTGTCCCTGTTAAATACAGATGTTAAACATTTTGCAGCTATATAAACATTAGCAACTGAGCCTTCTTTCTACATGTGCCTTTGCTGTAGAATTGAAAGACCTTGGGAATAGGAAGATGGTTGAACCCGAGCTCTCTACAAGAGGTGCATCAATTATACAGGAAGTGTGTAGAGTTTATCTACAGAATCTGCATTTAAAGACCACTTATAAATGTCCAAAATCAGTACAACAACTGAAACATGCTGCCAATGGAAAGATGTGCTGCAGAAAGTAGATATACATAAACGATGCAAGCTAGAAAAAATGCTaacaggagaaaataaaacagacataaaactTTGGAGAGGCTTTTCATATACCTATGAAAACCAATCATGGCTGAGGAGACTAATACCTAGGTACTGTGTAGCTGGGAGGGGCAGCAAATGAAGATTGACACTCAGCATGCGTGTTCCTTGAGTCTTCAGTTTAGGTAATTATTAATCCCATAAACTCAAATGAGAAAAGCTTGGCCTACACAAATTAAATTAGTAACAAAGCGTATTTGTTTGGTTCCATACCTTGTATTTCCGGGAACTTGGCCATGAGCCGTAAGCCATGTCTGATAGAAGCAGAAGTAGTGTCTGTGCCAGCAGTAAACAGGTTGACTGTAGTCATCAGTAGGTTGTCTTCATTGTAGTGAGAATGAGTATTCCCAGAGGCCTTAAAATATAGACACAAtggaaataaaagtttaaatccatggatcaaaaaaaatggatCAACTATGAAGATGATTTGAGCTTACTTTACCAAACATGAATGGCCAACTACAATATGATGATAGAGAGATCAATGAGTGCAAGTTTACATGGACTTTAGTATCCCAGTTTGACCTGTGTTTTTCATGAAGTCATTTAGCGCTCCAAAAAACAACATGGGGCTTCAAAACAACTGTTGACAAACCAATTGGTGACATCATCAAGTCTTTGCTCTTATGACTTACTACTTATACATTTTTTGGAAAGGTCACCTCTCCAGTGTAATGTCTTAAATGCCATTATGGTTAGTATTTAAATCTGCACTACCAAGAAAATAGGTCACAATTTCTTGTGTACCTCCAGCTGAATCTTGCGGGCCAGAAAGGAATCCACCAAACTTCTGCACATCTGTGGATTGAGGCTGTCCTGTAAACCCTTGATCAAGTCTTTCATGTGTCTCCTATTAGCAAACGCACTCTTCATCAGTTGCTTTCGGGCCCGACCCATTTGAACAGCCTTGGAAAGAAgttatataactgtagaaaaaaaagcataataaCTGAGAATTCAACATTGACACATTTTCCTCCTGTCTGTAGAGGCACTCttctctgtacctgtactgAAGCAGATCCCATGAGTTGAGAGTTTCTACCAGCTCGATCCACCATAGATATGAATACTGGGTCATAATATTCAAATCTGTTTGCATATAGAACAGATGATGTTAGAGACAGCGTGGTTAACTGGCTGGGCAGGGTCAAAGGCTTTACCTTTAAGAGAGAAAAGTGTTAAGTCATATTTGTGTTGTTATTATTGACTTGTATTCAAGCATACAAAATGTTGCTtagtttgcagtttttttaaaacagttttagaATAAAGGaaattaatgtttatttttccaaataaaatgaagcttaattttgaccttttttttctttgaataagtCGATCAGTCGTTGACTCTCTTCAgttattttctcttcagaggCTTTCCTGCCCATTCCAAATTCTTTCATCTTAGTCAGCACAAAACGCCTCATTTCTTTCCACGAGTCTCCATTGGCAAAAATAATTCCTGCACAAGTCGAAATCATATTTTCTAACTGAGCATagcttttaagaaaaaaataaacaaaagtatGAAATCAGAAATTAAAGATCCTAACCATGAGTTAAGTTCAGGTCATGGATTATTGGGGAATGTTCTTTCTCTGAAAATCCCTCACTGCTGACCAGAGCCTGCCTGATTGTCTTGTGTCCTGCAAGCACCACCACTTTTTGGGGTCCAAAATTGAATGTGAATACTGGTCCGTATTTTTTGGAGAGCTAAAGAATAAAGGTCATAAAATATCTCACAAGAACACAATAATATACTATAAAACAGATTCTttagaaacaaaacataaagacttttccagacagacacacactcatatagCCTTTGCATTTAACTGATTAAATACAGGACAGAAACATCCAATCAAAAACatgtatatctatatattttcTTACATTATACAGGGTGATGTGAGGTAACTTATAAGAGGAAGTGGCCGGGGTCCAGGAGGCTCCTTTGTCTGACTATCAAAgctggaaaaaaatacataaaagaagAGCAGGACTCCAACAGTGCCCAGCACTGTGGTTGTACTGGGACACTGCAGAAATAGGCTTTCCATTACAGATAAACTATCGTCTCTTGAAGTGATAAGCCAAAAACAATATGTGACAAACGTCAAATGTTTGCTGTTCTCTTcttttgtgctgtgtgtgtaagACCTACACTGAAGATCACAACCTGTGCCCTATCCATTTAATAATTTCTCACTCCAGGTGAAGGAGGGACACAACTCTGCAATCAAATGTTATCCATTAGAACCACCTTCTTTCTTCCATCTACCATCTAAAACTCTGTTtagttctgactctggggacagagagcagacctgtcccagacgacctgagcggtctggatggttcataattaatcaggaggtcactaatgtattttggccctaaacctttaagcgcttcataaaccagcagcaggattttgaAGTCTATTCTCcaacagactgggagccagtgtaaagacctcagaactggactgatgtgatccattttcttggttttggtgaggactctagcagcagcgttctggatcagctgcagttgtctgactgattttttaggtagacctgtaaagacactgttacagtaatcaagacgactgaagataaaagcatggacaagtttttccaggtcctgctgggacataagtcctctaattcttgatatgttcttcaggtgatagtaggctgattttgtaattgtcttaatgtggcttttacaattgaggtctgagtccatcactacgcccagatttcttgcctggtctttggttttaagtcttactgactgaagctgattgctgactcttagtcgctcatcctttgctccaaaaacaacaacctcagttttgtctttgtttagctggagaaattttttgcacatccactcattgatttgctgtatgcatttacccagtgcttttatgggaccatggttgcctggcaacattgtaatatatatttgtgtgtcgtctgcgtagttatgataatgtattttattgttttttataatctgagctagtgggagcatgtagacgttaaacagaagaggccccaggatggaaccttggggaactccacaagtaatttttgtttgctcagatttgaagttacctatagacacgaataagtccctgtcctttaagcaggattcaaaccagtttagtactgtgccagaaactcccaccaagttttccagtcggtcgagtaatatattgtggtcaactgtgtcgaatgcagcactgagatcaagtaaaactaagactgaggttctgccactgtctgtgtttaaacggatgtcattaaacactttaaccagagctgtctcagtgctgtgatttgtctaaaacctgactggaagacatcgaaacagtcgctcaatgtcatgaagttatttaactgttgaaaaacagctttttcgattattttacttaagaaaggaagatttgatattggcctgtaattgttcattattgacttgtctagattgttcttttttaatagtggcttgatgactgctgttttcagggcctgtgggaagacacctgagagaaaagacatgtttacaatttgtaacagatctggagccatgacttgggaaacctttttgaaaaatcctgtttgcagaatatcaagacagcaggaggaggaatttaattgttgtataatgtcctccaggtttttaaggttgatttgattaaattgtgtcatggtgcttaagttggttttaaatggacacagcacatatcctgatcctgatgatgagttactgacagtttgtctaATTTTATGTCTAACTTTATAGTGTTAACCAAAAAGGGAGACAGTCCGTTATgaagaaacatatttttacaaGGAACATGTGCTGAAGcgttttcagtttatttttgacatccaaagtacattttaataatgtatAAAAGTGACAACAATGATTTGgaaattgttttgatttaattttacaATATGCAATCAATTCAAAGTTAGGTAAAGGTTATgtcaaggcttttttttcttgcttatttatttatgaatcaGCAGGACGTGAAGCACAAATCAAGGACATAGTggatttttaaatcaacaaggGAAATGTCTCACAATGCATCTTTTAAATCAATCTTTAGAAAACTGTGATGCCTTTTTCctgaaaacatgaagagagtCATAGGCCAGCAGAAAGCACCAGAGAGAAACTCCCAGTTGTCAAAAGTTAGACAAAAGAAAGCAATATAGTTCAGCATAAAGATGGAAAAAGCACTTTTTAgattcactctgacatcttaacagagagGCTTTGTAGTAGACTCAAATAAAGCTCACAAATCCCTACTTATCCCTGACTTCCCATCTGACCAGGAGTGCAATGAGTGGcatgctttttaaattaaaaaaaacataatttaaatgcACTAAATATTGAGATAAAAAAGACATATCAAAGCACTCAATGTATAAATTTGTTCAATCTTTTTCAGACCCTGCTGATAGCACACAACTCATGAGACGAAGGGGTGAGGGTGAAGCCCACAATCTGTGTCAGATCCAGTTCATCCTCTTTAACTCCAGGTGGAGGAGTGAAACAAAAGTGTTGAAAGAGGGAGGTGAAGAAAAGGAACAGCTCCATCTTAGCCAAACTCTCTCCCACACAAACCCTTGCACctgaaatgaatgaagaaaTGCTCCATTTACAAGTGAATTTTtgttctctcaggtgtcttgtTTAAATTCAACAATATCCCATTTTACCTGCAGAAAATGGTAGAAAAGCgtctctctttttaaagtttcCATCCTCATCGAGGAAGTGGGCTGGGTTGAAAGTGTAAGGTGTTTCCCATTCGTCTTCATCCAAAAGAGCAGAAGAAAGCAGAAACAGTGCTGGAGTTCCCTAAAATATGTTGAGGACATAAtggacacattttaaaggattaactttttttttaaatgactttggaGTCTGGAACACACATGTCACTGCAATGCAGGGCTGAGAGGTTCAGGAGATCCTTTGTCCCCACAGCCACTAGGCTTCACGGTCTGTGAAGTACTCAATCTAATTACCTTCTTGATGAAGTAGCCCTGGAAGGTGACATCTCGTGTGGTGCGATGTAAAGTTGTTGGGAGAACGTTTGTTATTCTCTGTATTTCATGGATAACAGCATCAGTGTATGGAAGGTTCTTCCTGTCCTCTACCCGGATCTGACGGCTTCCTACCACCCTGTTCATCTCTTCCTGGACCTGATCTGGGAGATGAAGGTTAAGACAAAGAAGGTCAGCTTTGATAAATGGCCCACATTGGTCACATAAGATTAATTGCTATGTAACATCCATTTGAATTATGAAAGTCTGGAAACAGTTGAATGTTGCTGAATATACAACAATGCAGGAACACAATAACCCTTGGCTGCCCTGGTTACTTTTCTAATGAGAGGGAGTGGGAAATTAGACAGATCAAACGTCCCCAGCTACCCATGACATAGGGGCAACAGATGAGTAATGCATTCAGCAATGTAACGGTGCTCCCTTTGGTAAAAGTGGCAGCTAGTTCCCTCAACTATGCAAAGTTAAAATAAGGAGGGGGCATTCAAGGCTCAACACCATCCTGGTAGATGAGATATTAGCAGCTTGGGTAGTTGTTGCCTTTCCTCTAGGTTACTTTTAAATTGGCGGGTGTGTAGGTTAACGTCTCAATAAAGGTCTATAGATTCTACCATTTGAGAGGGtttcttttgggggggggatgttACTGGTTGCAAGAACAAGCAAGTACGTGTTGAAAATCTGGTAAATTGGCTACTTGCAGCCTTGTGTTTAACAAAGCTTGCTCTCTGAATGCAGCAAGCAAGGGTAACTCGTTACATCCACTGATGTACCGCAACACATAACAGATGTTGTTGATACATTATTTGCTCTAAGACATGACATTTTCATCCAGAAAAAGTTTCACTAATAGTTCTCAGacattcagtgtttcttttgttttaacataCCTTGTATTTTAGGATACTTGGCCATGAGCAGTAAGCCGTATCTAACAGTGGCTGAAGTAGTGTCTGTGCCAGCAGCAAACAGGTTGAGAACAGTCTCCAGAAGGTTGTCTTCATGGTAGTGAGAATTCATATTCCCAGAGGCCTTTCAAGAATTCAAATAATGACTTGCGTTATTCGGGATTACAATAAGAAGCTTTGTGTTTACTTAGGGTTAGGGGTTGATGGCCAAATAAGGATAATAGGTTGCTCCATATAAGGGTGTTTTAGTCATCTGGTAGCTATGACCATACTGCATTTCTCTTTCAGACAGTTGCCCGACTGTGCTGGACTCGCCCTGGATCCGTACCAAGTCTCTTCTTTGACACAAATTAATTCATCATCAATACCCATCACCTAATTTATATTCTAACGTAATAGTTAGGTGCCATTTTTGGTGAATTTATCATATATTTTGATGCTTCTCTTTCTCACTTTCAGTTTTTCATTTCCATCTCATTGAAATCGCTTTCCTTTCAATACACAGAGTTCTGCAATCTTCCCCTTGATGTGGAAGATGTCTCAAAAAGTTAGAAAAGATCAAACACAATACATGGTGATAAGAGCCAGCTGAAGGTCTTTCTTTACAATAACTAAGTCTACACAatcttaaaacaacattttatttcttaaacaaTATTTCTTACCTCATGCTGAATTTTGCGGGCCAGAAAAGAATCCactaaacctctgcaaatgTGCGGATTAAGGCTTTCCTGTAAACCCTGGATCAACTCTTTTATGCATCTTCTATTAGTTAACGAACTCTCCAGCAGTTGCTTTCGCGCTCCAAGCCAACCAAAAAGCCTTGGAAAGAAATTATATAACTGtcggaaagaaaaaaaaaagtgtatgaaATCAAAAATTACGCATTACCTGGGCCATATCATTTATGTAATCACAATCTCTCAACTACTTTCCCATAGTTTTCCCTTTTTGATATATGTTGGCTAAAATGTCCTTTAAGTCAACACCAATGAACCTGACCTTAGTGTGATTGAACAAAACCCTCCAGCTGTGGAGTGAAGTTCTCACCAGGAGGCACTTTCCATCACATGCTCTGTTTCCTGTGGCGTAATGAGAAAGCTTATCCTCAGTCGCACTATGAACAGTATACCTGAATTGAAGCGCATCCCATGAGTTGAGTGTTCTTAAGAGCTCGCTCCACCATAGATATAAACAGTGGGTCATCGTATTCAAATCTGTTTCCATAGACAATAGAAGAGATGATGTTGGAGACAGCGTTGTTTACTGGCTGCGCTGTATCAAAAGCTTtacctaaaaaaagaaagaacaacttTGTTATCTTTTTGAACTGTGTTGCAATGAGTAATGATAGTTAGCACAGCATGTTCACTGTGGATTTTGTATTCATGACATTgtgtcaataaaaataaatggtgTCACAGCTGGATGGACAAGATGTCCTTGTTGATTACCATTTTTTTCCATGAATGTCTCAATCAGACTTTTGCACTCTTCAATGATTTTCTCTTCCaatgctttttttcccattcCAAAATCTTTCATGTTAGCCATCACAAGGTTCCTAATTTCTTTCCAATAATCTCCGTTTGCAAATCCAATACCTGTAGATGACAAAGGTTAAGGTTTTTCCTTTgaatataaaaccaaaacagaggtGTATATACATTTAGATAAAGATATAGACATGCCCTTGTATGTATTTACATATGACatatttgtgtagttctctgtgtaGTTtcaaaaaaaccttaaaatgcaaatgaattaATGATTACAACATGAAATGATCAATACTTTAAAAATACTTTCGAGTtgatctgctttttgtttttgttttattgtgttggaTTCCTTATGTTCTGACCTATATGAAGGATTTTACAGGATAGGCAGAAATAAACCTTGTGCTTCAGCCTATTCCTTTTTTGGTCATTGATTGTTTGAATGTTATTGTGTGAAATGGACAAGTGTAAACATGTAAAGGtgttttgtttctatttctgtaaGTGGACTATTTGCACAAATATTTTTGACTCTAGTTATTCTTTAATGtatgaccaaaataaaaacattcattcattcattatttgaaACATAAGACCAAAGATGTACACTCTTAAAAAGGATTAAAAATGGATcgaaaaacataaacaacactaaaACTTTTTGATCCTCACCACGTGTTAATTTAATGTCAATGACAATCTGGGAAACTTCTCGCTCTGAAAATGCATTGTTGTTCACCAGAGCCTGCTTGATTGTCTTGTGTCCTGCATACACTACcattttttgaggcccaaaatGGAAAGTGAATACCGGTCCATATTTCTTGTACATCTGAAAAAGTTcataaattatttgttttgttttgttgttttacaaAAGAATAATACGTTATCATTTACACAGACTTAAATATCAAAACTCCATTTCTCCTGATATTTGATTTCACATCAGTCATACTGTCTCATATATATTTAGTGGAAATTATTGAACTCTTCATCTTTTAGTTACCTGATACAGCGTTGTGTGGGGTGATTTAGAATCCAGCAGCAGCAAATTGCCAAACAGAGGCAGTGGCCAGGGGCCCGGAGGCTCCTTTCTTTGAAAGTCAAAGCTGGAGAATACCAGATACAAAACCAGTAGGATCCCAAAAGTGCCCAGTAATGTTGTTGTACTGGGGAACTGAAGAAAAATGGTTTCCATTTCAGCAGGACTGTCACAATTTAgactgaaaagaagaaaaagaagacaataaataaaagtttgtttttgaaagaCTCTGTGAGATAAACCCTCAATGGTGGTCATCCAAAAAAGGCTGTAGCTATTCCTCTAAGGCTTTAGTGCAATAGTTATTTGGTTAATGTTTTACAAGTTTTTCAAGAACACCGTGTCCCTTCTTTTCATCCGCAGTAAATAAGTGATGATCATCAGATACACAGATGTTCCCTGTCAAAATGAACAAGAGATTATCGCCACTGTATTTCTGCCTAACCTTAAAAACATGTAGTGAGGATAACACAGAACAAGATGTGTCTAAGATCACATGCCAAGTCTGCGTGAAAAACAGGTCAGACCTCCCACCCCTTTCTcaaggggggagggggtctcTGAAGTGAAACTCCTGTCCTCTCTCAAACAAGAATTGACTTCAGTAATAAATGTGACACAATAAAACTGTCTAGCCCAGTACTTTGACTCCCCATCATTTCACAGAAAGTTGGTCAGACCCAATAAAGCAATTAACAGCAGATTGCATAAACAGCGGATaaccttgttttgtttctgatttgATGGTTATGAAAACCTAAAACAAGTTCTATTCCCTGTTGGTGCATTACAGAATAAATCAGTTATGAGGCATATTTCTCCAGGAAAGTGACAAAGGGGATACCTGCTCATATTACTGATTCAACAGAGAGCCAGACAGCTAGATAAGTAACTGAGTTAATGTCACTGGACTGTGTCATCTTTAGGTGACCTTTGGGCTCTTGCTTAGTTACTGACCTGACGGCTTCCTACCACCCTGTTCATCTCTTCCTGAACTCGTTCTTGGAGATGAAACACGAGCAAAATCTCATTGGCTTTGTTATACAGTACCAGAGAAAGTCCAAACACAGCCATACAGTGTGCTTTAAGGGCAAGTTTTATCAATATTAAAGGAACATTGATAACACTGATTTTCTTTATGAATCATTGATGAGTGTTTTGGGCAGCGCTTCAGAAAAAATAGTTTCCAGGAGGGATCCCATGGCATTCATTTGGTCCATGGGCCCAAATCAAGCAAAGCTAAAACTAAAGTGctcaaaactgcagttcctgaaATATCCACTCAAGGCTTGAAATTCTTCAGAACGCCCCGTTAGAATCTTTACATTAAATGTTAGCATCCCACTCTGACAATTATGGCGGAGGAGAAAGGCAAGTGCATGAAAACATGACTTTCTGGTGCCTGAACTTAAGCTTTTTTCTGTTGAGTTAAATTCTATTCACTTATTAATTGAGATAATTGTTTCATACATCCAAGTTATTGTGTTCCTTACCTTGAATTGTTGGATTCTTGGCCATGAGCAGTAAGCCATATC from Labrus mixtus chromosome 20, fLabMix1.1, whole genome shotgun sequence carries:
- the LOC132995587 gene encoding cytochrome P450 2K1-like; this encodes METIFLQFPSTTTLLGTFGILLVLYLVFSSFDFQRKEPPGPWPLPLFGNLLLLDSKSPHTTLYQMYKKYGPVFTFHFGPQKMVVYAGHKTIKQALVNNNAFSEREVSQIVIDIKLTRGIGFANGDYWKEIRNLVMANMKDFGMGKKALEEKIIEECKSLIETFMEKNGKAFDTAQPVNNAVSNIISSIVYGNRFEYDDPLFISMVERALKNTQLMGCASIQLYNFFPRLFGWLGARKQLLESSLTNRRCIKELIQGLQESLNPHICRGLVDSFLARKIQHEASGNMNSHYHEDNLLETVLNLFAAGTDTTSATVRYGLLLMAKYPKIQDQVQEEMNRVVGSRQIRVEDRKNLPYTDAVIHEIQRITNVLPTTLHRTTRDVTFQGYFIKKGTPALFLLSSALLDEDEWETPYTFNPAHFLDEDGNFKKRDAFLPFSAGARVCVGESLAKMELFLFFTSLFQHFCFTPPPGVKEDELDLTQIVGFTLTPSSHELCAISRV